Proteins from one Telopea speciosissima isolate NSW1024214 ecotype Mountain lineage chromosome 1, Tspe_v1, whole genome shotgun sequence genomic window:
- the LOC122646006 gene encoding mediator-associated protein 2 has translation MSTIEEDYKPPVEFQVDAKDPLVDISLTDSTELWLIQWPINQPPDFDGQEVSLKLHHDGQLGSFESSSGKSYKLVSFAAQEPDATVFLSSPSESKVVGKISRRVSLVHYPEPTELEKPIANHPSRLSQRSGTSTYTSHPMATPTHSRKQRSPHSRSGMSHSIATPSVSSRHKNPLIENEVPSRGAKKRITVETTTSMDRSTRDSGAGRSDVTSLGSSENSHRRKSRKTSKDEQ, from the exons ATGAGTACTATAGAAGAGGATTACAAGCCTCCAGTAGAATTTCAAGTGGATGCCAAGGACCCTCTTGTTGACATCTCTTTGACAGATTCGACTGAGCTTTGGCTCATCCAATGGCCGATTAATCAA CCTCCTGATTTTGATGGGCAAGAGGTGTCGCTAAAGCTCCATCATGATGGACAGTTAGGCAGCTTTGAGAGTTCCTCTG GAAAATCATATAAATTGGTTAGCTTTGCAGCACAAGAACCAGATGCTACAGTTTTCCTATCCTCCCCGTCAGAGTCGAAAGTTG TCGGAAAGATTTCACGTCGGGTTTCTTTAGTCCATTACCCAGAACCTACAGAGTTGGAGAAACCCATTGCTAATCATCCAAGCCGATTGAGTCAGAGATCGGGGACTTCCACCTATACATCCCATCCCATGGCAACTCCAACCCATAGTCGCAAACAGAGAAGCCCACACTCGAGGAGTGGAATGTCACATAGTATTGCAACGCCATCAGTTAGTAGTAGACATAAAAATCCATTGATTGAAAATGAGGTGCCATCAAGAGGTGCGAAGAAAAGGATTACTGTGGAGACCACAACATCCATGGATCGTTCAACCCGAGATTCAGGAGCAGGTCGGAGTGATGTTACTTCTTTGGGTTCCTCTGAAAATTCTCATCGAAGAAAATCGAGGAAGACTAGTAAAGATGAGCAGTGA